Within Phycisphaerales bacterium, the genomic segment GATCTGTTCATCCGTCGGCGCGCCCTCCGCCTCGGGATGGCGTCGCCGGTAGACATTTTCAAGGTAGCTGTGCGACAATGAGATGGCCGCTGTGACCTTGACCACGTCACCGGGCGGCGTGCTGCGCGTCTGTTTCGCGTACCCGACGCGCGATTCCGTCTCGCTGGTCTCCTGCCGCTGGCTCTCGCTGATACCACTCCCCCCGCGGGTCATCGCCGTATTCGGCCGCACGCCGGGATCACCGGCCGAACGGTCCCGCACCGTCTCCTGGACCATGGTGCGTTCCGTGGCGGGTACGGCTTTCGTGGGGGTGTCGGTCTCGATGTGATCCGCGGTGCTGTTGAGCTCGACCTGTACGCCTACGATGGCGCGTGGGTCAAAAGGCAGGATGATCTGCTGGAGGTTGGCGAGGAAGCGCTGCTCTTCCGCGAGCACCTTGCGATCGAGTTGCGTGCTGAGATCTCCCTCGGCATCCCAGTCCAGTGCCCGGCGGCCGTTCGCATCGACGACTTCGACGTTCCTCACGGACAGCCCATCCACGGCTCCCGCCACGAGCCGCGCCGCGGCAATTGCCAGGGAGCGCGGCACCTGGTCGCCCCCCCGCATGGTCAGCCGCGACGCTGGCGGAGCTGGGAGGTGCGGTCCGCGCGAAGACCCGCTTCTGAGTGCCATAATTGAGCAGGACGCGCGCGTTGCGCACGCCGTTGAGTTCGCGGAGGACGCGCTCGAGTTCCCCCTGGAGGGCGAAAGTCCAGCGCCGCCGGCTCTCCTCACTCGAGATCCAGGGGTCGGATTCCTTGATGAGTGCGGCGAACCCGACGCTCGTGTCGGAGGGCAGTTTCTCTTGCTGCTGTAATTGCGCGTAGAGTGCAGCGCGATTGCGCGCCGCGCGCACCAGGATGCGATCCCCGCGAATCTCGTAGTGCTCTCCCAGCGCATCAAGACCACTGCGCACCAGCGCCAGGTCCTCTGCCGCCAACCCCTGGTCGATCAGTGGCACCATCTCGGGCGCGGCGGCCCACTGCACCATCCAGATCAGGGCCACCGCGACCAGCAGACCGCCGAGGAAGAGCGCCACCTTCTGCGATGTGTTCACATCGCGCAGGCGCGTCAGGATCTCGCTCAGCCGCTTTTGCAGTGCCGCCATCCTGGCTGCTCCGGGCGGCCTCCGCCGCCGCTTCCATGCCCCCACGTATTCCGGTCAGGCCGCGACTCCACCGCCTCCCGACCGGCGCTGTCCTAGACGCGCAACTGCTTCAGCTCGTCATAGGCATTCACCAGCTTGTTGCGAATTTCCATCAGCAGACTGAAGGCAACTTCCGCTTTGCGGGCTGCCGTGAATACCTCGGTAATGTTGTCGCTGCGCCCCGTGACGAGACTCTCGATACCTTCGTCGGCCTCGGCTTGCATGCGACTGACCTCGGCCAATTGGCTGCGCAGCAGGTCGGCGAAGTCTCGCCCTTCCGCGAAACCCGGGCGCCCAGCCGGGGCGGTGGGCCGGGCGGGCCCGAGCGGAGTCAAGCCGGCGGCGGCGATCGGTTCAGGCATGCATTCCTCCAGGGGCAGGCCGCAAGCCCGACTCAGGCGAAGAGTCGGATGGCCTGTTGTACCATGCCGCGCGTCACATTCAGCATTGCGGCGTTGGCTTCGTACGCACGGCTGGCCGCCAGCGCATCCACATACTCCATCGTGATACTGACGTTCGGCAGTTGAACGTACCCACGCTGGTCGGCGTCGGCGTGGCCAGGATCGTACTTCTCGCGAAACGGAGATGGGTCCGGCCGTATCTCGTCAACGCGAACTCCGGGACCGCCGTGGGCGTCGCCGGTCATGAATGTGACGTACCGGCGGCGGTACGGCGCAGGTGTCCCATCCTCCTGCCGAGTCACCTCGGCATTCGCGATATTGCCTGCGATCACGTCCAGCCGCGTGCGCTGGGCGACGAGAGCGGAGGTGCTGATGTCAAAAGCACGAATCATTCCACGCGTCCCCGAATGGCCCGCAGCAGGTTGGTGAACCGACCGCGCAGCAGACTGGTCGCGAGTTCGTACGTCATCTGGTTCTGGGCCGCATCGGCGAGCAACTGCTCCAGTTTCACGTTCGTACCGTCGTGAAAAAGCACATTTTGCGCCGGCTCGACTTCGGGCTGTACGGCCAGTCGCCCCTGCGTATCCGTACTGAACTGGCGGCTACCCCGCAGTTCCAGCGTGGAACGGCGGTTGGCTCGGGCATCATCCAGTGCCGTTCGCAACGACCGGGCAAAGGTCTCGTGATCCAGCAGCTTGGCCTGGAAGCCCGGTGTATCCACATTAGCGAGGTTCTCACTCAGCACCTTGTGACGCTGTTCGGCATATTGCGCCGCGAGCGCCACCGCGTGGGTCGTACGCGAAGCTGTCAGTCGGTCGATCCACATGGCAATCTCTACTCCGACCTGTTACTGAGCAAGTTGCGCGCCGCACACGTGCCCCGCCCGGACATCAACAGGGCGCTCGTTAGGCCTTGGCCGGAACGGCCGCCGCCGCGCAAGGGCTGCCACATCCGGATGCTGCTTGCGCTTACTGGGATTTACACCAGGACCGCGGAGCGCCGCTGCCGTTCCTCCTGGAAGCTGCCTTCTTCGCGCCACTTTTTCAGCTTGAGCCCAAGCGTGCGCAGACCGATGCCGAGTGCCCGCGCCGTCCGCTCGCGATGGCCCCCGAAGCGCTCCAGCGTCCGCAGGATCAGATCACGCTCAGCGTCATCGAGAATCTGCCCATCGCGGTAGCGCAGCCCCTCGGCTGCGGCCGTGGCGGTCTTGATCGGACCATTCAGCAACGGAGCAATGCTTGCCGGTGTCACCTCGCGGCCCGCCTCCAGTACGCAGACGCGCTCGCAGAGGTTCTCCAGCTCGCGGACGTTCCCCGGCCAGCCGTACTCCGCCAGCACCTTCAGAGTCTCCGCGGTGAAACGTGGTCGCTCGCGCCCATCGCGGGCGGCACAGGTTCCGAGGAAGTGGTCCATCAACAACGGGATGTCCTCGCGACGCTCCCGGAGCGGCGGGACTTCGATCGGCAATACGCTGAGACGATAATACAAATCCTCACGGAAGCGCGCCTTGGCGGCCCAGTCGCGCAAATTGCGGTTCGTAGTCGCGATGACGCGTACATCGACGCGCCGTGTCACCGAGCTGCCGACGCGCTCGAATTCACGCTCCTGGAGGACGCGCAGCAGCTTTGCCTGCAACGCCGGGGCGATCTCGGACACCTCGTCGAGCAGCAGCGTACCTCCATCCGCCAACTCGAAACGTCCTTTACGCATGCGGTCCGCACCGGTGAAAGCGCCTTTCTCGTGGCCGAAGAGTTCGCTTTCGAGCAGGGTCGGCGAGAGGGCCGCACAGTTCACGCACAGCATCGGTTGGTCCGCCCGTGGTGAGGCGGCATGCACGGCCCGGGCGATCAGCTCCTTCCCGGTCCCGCTTTCACCCGTGATCAATACGGTCGCCGCGCTCTGTGCGACGCGCTGCACCTTCTCGAGCACGGGGCGCATGGTGGGTGCCTGCCCGATGAGATGACGGTCGCGACGCAGATCCTCGATGGTGCGCCGCATGATTTCGTTGTCACGCAGCAGGGTCCGCTCCCGCAAGGCCCGTTCGAGCAGAATTTCGATCTCTTCGCCGTTGAACGGCTTCTGGAGATAGTCAAACGCCCCCAGCTTCATCGCTTCGACCGCGTTCTGGATCGAGCCATGCGCCGTCATCAGGATCACGGGCGTGTCGATCCCCAACCGCCGCATCTCGCGCAACAGGCCGACCCCGTCCAGGCCCGGCATGCGCAGATCGGTCAGTATGGCGTCGAACGACTGCTGCTTGATTCTCGTCAGGGCCTCCTGGGCGTTGTCGAATGCGCAGACCTGGTGGTCTTGCGCAGTCAGAGTCGCCAACAGGGAATCACGCATCATTGCCTGATCGTCTACTACGCAGATCCGTGCCATGGGGTCTCCTTGGCGCTAGGCCACGCCAATCCGACGTACCTTTGTGACAACCGGGTCCACCGTGGCCTCGGCACACGGCAGGGAAATTACGAACTCAGCGCCCCCTTGCGATTGGTTCCCCGCCCGCAGTTCACCGCCGTACGCCTCGATCAGGCGGTGTGCAATCGTCAGGCCCAGCCCTGTACCATGTTCCTTCGTCGTGAAGAACGGGTCGAAAATGCGGTGCCGAACTTCGTCCGGAAGGCCCGGTCCCTCGTCGCGCACACACACTTCGACACGTCCCGCACGGACGGTCTTCACCGCCACCTCCACCGTGCCGCCGCGTGGCGACGCCTCGGCCGCGTTAACCACCAGATTCACGAGGACGCGCTGCAGACCTTCGCGCTCTGCTCGTACGGCCGGCAACGGCTCCGGACCTCGCACGAGGAGCGTGACGGCACAATCAACCAGCTTCCGCAGGGTGGCATCGCGCACGCGGTCGAGCAGTTCCCCCAGGGGACAGTTCGTGAACTGACGGTCCCGTGGTGCGAGGGCCAGCGTGTCCTGGACGACCGCTTCGATGGCGTGGATGCCCGCTTCGATTTTCCCGATCAG encodes:
- the fliE gene encoding flagellar hook-basal body complex protein FliE is translated as MPEPIAAAGLTPLGPARPTAPAGRPGFAEGRDFADLLRSQLAEVSRMQAEADEGIESLVTGRSDNITEVFTAARKAEVAFSLLMEIRNKLVNAYDELKQLRV
- the flgC gene encoding flagellar basal body rod protein FlgC yields the protein MIRAFDISTSALVAQRTRLDVIAGNIANAEVTRQEDGTPAPYRRRYVTFMTGDAHGGPGVRVDEIRPDPSPFREKYDPGHADADQRGYVQLPNVSITMEYVDALAASRAYEANAAMLNVTRGMVQQAIRLFA
- the flgB gene encoding flagellar basal body rod protein FlgB, whose product is MWIDRLTASRTTHAVALAAQYAEQRHKVLSENLANVDTPGFQAKLLDHETFARSLRTALDDARANRRSTLELRGSRQFSTDTQGRLAVQPEVEPAQNVLFHDGTNVKLEQLLADAAQNQMTYELATSLLRGRFTNLLRAIRGRVE
- a CDS encoding sigma-54-dependent Fis family transcriptional regulator produces the protein MARICVVDDQAMMRDSLLATLTAQDHQVCAFDNAQEALTRIKQQSFDAILTDLRMPGLDGVGLLREMRRLGIDTPVILMTAHGSIQNAVEAMKLGAFDYLQKPFNGEEIEILLERALRERTLLRDNEIMRRTIEDLRRDRHLIGQAPTMRPVLEKVQRVAQSAATVLITGESGTGKELIARAVHAASPRADQPMLCVNCAALSPTLLESELFGHEKGAFTGADRMRKGRFELADGGTLLLDEVSEIAPALQAKLLRVLQEREFERVGSSVTRRVDVRVIATTNRNLRDWAAKARFREDLYYRLSVLPIEVPPLRERREDIPLLMDHFLGTCAARDGRERPRFTAETLKVLAEYGWPGNVRELENLCERVCVLEAGREVTPASIAPLLNGPIKTATAAAEGLRYRDGQILDDAERDLILRTLERFGGHRERTARALGIGLRTLGLKLKKWREEGSFQEERQRRSAVLV
- a CDS encoding sensor histidine kinase, translated to MPAPAAPPEAELSNVLREYLNVTARLQETHQVLQQEVVRLREELASKDRELELRRRLAALGEMAAGVAHEVRNPLGAIQLYSDLLRTQCRQQQMEPALDLIGKIEAGIHAIEAVVQDTLALAPRDRQFTNCPLGELLDRVRDATLRKLVDCAVTLLVRGPEPLPAVRAEREGLQRVLVNLVVNAAEASPRGGTVEVAVKTVRAGRVEVCVRDEGPGLPDEVRHRIFDPFFTTKEHGTGLGLTIAHRLIEAYGGELRAGNQSQGGAEFVISLPCAEATVDPVVTKVRRIGVA